The Syngnathus typhle isolate RoL2023-S1 ecotype Sweden linkage group LG3, RoL_Styp_1.0, whole genome shotgun sequence genome window below encodes:
- the htt gene encoding huntingtin isoform X3 — translation MATMEKLMKAFESLKSFQQQQGPPTAEELVQRQKKEQATTKKDRVTHCLTICENIVAQSLRTSPEFQKLLGIAMEMFLLCSDDSESDVRMVADECLNKIIKALMDSNLPRLQLELYKEIKKNGASRSLRAALWRFAELAHLIRPQKCRPYLVNLLPCLTRITKRQEETVQETLASGIPKIMAALGHFANDGEIKVLLKSFVANLKSSSPTIRRTAASSAVSVCQHSRRASYFYTWLLNVLLGLVVPVDEEHLSHLILGVLLTLRYLMPLLQQQVNTTSLKGSFGVMKKEADVQPTPEQLLQVYELTLYYTQHWDHNVVTASLELLQQMFRTPPPELLHLLINVGTIPHATVFRQDTENRSRSGSILEFIGKMLSGEEDGLEDDSEKTEVTPGSFTASVVGADISSATQVDIITEQPRSSQHTLQPGDSVDLSPSSEQGGGGGGASASDTPESPTEIEEEMLSRSSSGGANATPETADYTTPENATPDDGPLIEGGSLLSTNDSSLPPSDSSQTTTEGPDSAVTPSDVAELVLDGSENQYSGMQIGTLQDEEDEGTAPSAQEEIAFLPSALALSKPHLFDIRGHNRQGSDCSVDRFIPKEEPAEIEPDSKPSSINGPIGHYTDQGAEPLVHCVRLLAASFLLTGQKNGVIPDKEVRVSVKALAVSCIGAAGALLPEAFFNSLYLEPLDGIPAKEQQYVSDVLDLIHHGDPQIRGATAILCAAIIQAALIKTRYTIHTWLASVQSATGNPLSLVDLVPLLRKSLKDESSVTCKMACFAVRHCIMTICNSTLSDLGLQLMIDLLALTDSSYWLVRTELLDTLAEMDFRLVNFLERKTETLHKGDHHYTGRLRLQDRVLKVVIRLLGDDDPRVRHVAASVVSRLVSRLFYDCDQGQTDPVVAIARDQSSVYLQLLMHEAQPPSQFTVSTITRTYRGFNLSNMVSDITVENNLSRVVTAISHAFNSSTSRALTFGCCEALSLLASKFPVCTWSTGWHCGYVNTISSVSSRASVTRSRGRASSLSQSSNTPNSNPNSSAPDVEQKTLTVGMANMVLSLLSSAWFPLDLSAHQDALLLAGNLLAAVAPKCMRNPWAGEEEGGSSSTFPSGGPNKMEEPWAALSERTLVSMVDQLFFHLLKVLNICAHVLDDTPPGPAVKATLPSLTNTPSLSPIRRKGKEKEIADPNAVPLSPKKSNEINAGRVADSTSGTAVNKSNTLGNFYHLPPYLKLYDVLKATHANYKVTLDLHSSHEKFGGFLRAALDVLSQLLELATLHDISKCVEEILGYLKSCFTREPTMATVCVQQLLKTLFGTNLASQYEGVLSGPSRAQGKVLRLGSSSLRPGLYHYCFMAPYTHFTQALADASLRNMVQAEQEQDTSGWFDVMQKASNQLRSNIANATRHRSDKNTIHNHIRLFEPLVIKALKQYTTSTSVALQRQVLDLLAQLVQLRVNYCLLDSDQVFIGFVLKQFEYIEVGQFRDSEAVIPNIFFFLVLLSYERYHSKQIISIPKIIQLCDGIMASGRKAVTHAIPALQPIVHDLFVLRGSNKADAGKELDTQKEVVVSMLLRLVQYHQVLEMFILVLQQCHKENEDKWKRLSRQIADVILPMIAKQQMHLDSPEALGVLNTLFESVAPSSLRPVDMLLKSMFVVPATMASVTTVQLWVSGILAVLRVLVSQSTEDIVLSRVHELSLSPHLLSCDTIRRLCQQSTSPSAPPTLDSLASQELSGDSPKSLPEETFARFLLQMVGVLLDEISCKQIKVDITEQQHTFYCQQLGTLLMCLIHIFKSGMFRRITAAAGLLLKDEGASSQNDSEASLYYHLENLNAMVQGLITTHPSLVLLWCQVLLLVNYTNYSWWAAVHQTPRRHSRSCTKLLSPHSSGEGDEENPVSMFAMINREIVRRGALILFCDYVCQNLHDSEHLTWLIVNHVSDLISLSHEPPVQDFISAVHRNSAASGLFIQAIQSRCDNLTNPTMLKKTLQCLEGIHLSQSGSLLMLYVDKLLSTPFRVLARMVDTLACRRVEMLLAETLQNSIAQLPVEELDRIQEYLQISSLAQRHQRFYSLLDRFRATVAKTSSPAPPVTSHPLDGRPPPAPELVNADKEWYVTLVKSQCFLRGDVSLLETTELLTKLPAPELLSIMRSDTFNLSLLCPCLSMGVQRLTRGQGPLLLETALQVTLEQVAGITQSLPTPHRSFLPTSEPQSYWTQLADVYDEPGFYRKVLALCRALSQYLLCVNQLPSSLHILSDKEDLITTFTCTATEVIVWRLLQDQIPLSVDLQWALACLCLALQQTCIWNKLSTAEYKTHTCSLIYCLRLIMVAVAVSPGDQLLLPEKKKKLARDAEEDEVDAIHTNYKCEWQACEIMAELVEGLQSILSLGHHKNSAIPAFLTPTLRNIVISIARLPLVNSFTRVPPLVWRLGWSPQPGGEFGTALPEIPVDFLQEKDVFREFLYRINILGWSSRTQFEETWATLLGVLVTQPITMDQEEDTQQEEDLERTQLNVLAVQAITSLVLGAMMLPTAGNPAVSCLEQQPRNKSLKALETRFGRKLAVIRGEVEREIQALVSKRDNVHTHHSYHAWDPVPSLSAASAAGMLISHEKLLLQINTEREMGNMDYKLGQVSIHSVWLGNNITPLREEEWGEDEEDEADAPAPTSPPVSPINSRKHRAGVDIHSCSQFLLELYSQWLIPSSPSNRKTPTILVSEVVRSLLAVSDLFTERNQFDMMFSTLMELQRLHPPEDEILNQYLVPAICKAAAVLGMDKAIAEPVCRLLETTLRSTHLPSRMGALHGVLYVLECDLLDDTAKQLIPTISEYLLSNLRAIAHCVNLHNQQHVLVICAVAFYMMENYPLDVGSEFMAAVIQVCGVIVSASEDSTPSVIYHCVLRGLERLLLSEQLSRVDGEALVKLSVDRVNMPSPHRAMAALGLMLTCMYTAVLASRSGVSGVRGKEKASPASRPAHSDPQAPDSESIIVAMERVSVLFDRIRKGLPSEARVVSRILPQFLDDFFPPQDVMNKVIGEFLSNQQPYPQFMATVVYKVFQTLHATGQSSMVRDWVLLSLSNFTQRTPVAMAMWSLSCFFVSASTSQWISALLPHVISRMGSCEVVDVNLFCLVAIDFYRHQIDEELDRRAFQSVFETVASPGSPYYQLLGSLQSIHQDTTL, via the exons GCACTGATGGACTCTAATCTGCCCCGACTGCAGCTAGAGCTGTACAAAGAAATTAAAaag AACGGTGCCTCTCGGAGTTTGAGAGCAGCATTGTGGAGGTTTGCTGAGCTCGCTCACCTCATTAGACCTCAGAAATGCAG ACCCTATTTGGTCAACCTTTTGCCGTGCCTCACGAGAATCACCAAGCGGCAGGAAGAGACCGTGCAGGAGACATTGGCTTCAGGCATACCTAAGATCATGGCGGCCTTGGGACATTTTGCTAATGATGGCGAGATCAAG GTCCTGTTGAAATCATTTGTTGCCAACCTGAAGTCCAGCTCCCCCACCATCAGAAGAACAGCCGCCAGCTCGGCCGTGAGCGTGTGCCAACACTCAAGGCGCGCCAGTTACTTTTACACATGGCTCCTTAATGTGCTGCTGG GTCTGGTGGTTCCAGTCGATGAGGAACATCTCAGCCATCTCATCCTCGGGGTGCTTTTAACCCTGCGCTACCTGATGCCTCTGCTGCAGCAACAGGTCAACACCACAAGCCTCAAAGGAAGCTTTGGAGTCATGAAGAAGGAGGCGGATGTGCAGCCTACACCAGAGCAGCTGCTGCAG GTGTATGAGCTGACTTTATACTACACCCAACACTGGGACCACAATGTGGTGACTGCGTCTCTAGAGCTTCTGCAGCAAATGTTCAGGACTCCACCACCAGAGCTTTTGCATCTGCTCATTAACGTAGGCACCATTCCACATGCTACGGTGTTTCGTCAGGATACTGAAAATCGCTCGCGGTCTGGCAGCATCCTGGAGTTCATAG GTAAAATGCTTTCAGGGGAAGAGGACGGACTGGAAGATGATTCTGAAAAGACTGAGGTCACCCCTGGCTCTTTTACAG CATCTGTTGTCGGGGCCGATATCTCCTCGGCAACCCAGGTGGACATCATCACTGAACAGCCGCGCTCCTCCCAGCATACCTTGCAGCCTGGGGACTCTGTGGACTTGAGCCCGTCTTCTGAGCAAGGTGGAGGTGGCGGCGGGGCATCTGCCTCAGATACTCCAGAGTCACCCACTGAAATTGAGGAGGAAATGCTGAGTCGGAGCTCAAGCGGTGGTGCTAATGCTACGCCGGAGACGGCTGACTATACTACACCAGAGAATGCCACACCGGATGATGGGCCCTTAATTGAAGGCGGCTCACTTCTAAGCACCAATGACAGCTCACTCCCGCCCAGTGACTCCTCTCAAACGACCACCGAAGGACCGGACTCAGCTGTGACCCCTTCAGATGTTGCAGAGCTG GTGCTGGATGGCAGTGAGAACCAGTACTCGGGGATGCAGATCGGAACTCTGCAGGATGAGGAAGATGAAGGGACAGCACCTTCAGCCCAAGAGGAAATCGCTTTTCTCCCATCGGCACTGG CTCTGAGCAAACCGCATCTCTTCGACATAAGAGGTCACAATCGGCAGGGCTCTGACTGCAGCGTGGACCGCTTTATACCAAAGGAGGAACCCGCTGAAATCGAACCTGACAGCAAG CCATCAAGTATAAATGGTCCAATCGGACATTATACAGACCAGGGTGCGGAGCCACTCGTCCATTGTGTCAGACTTCTTGCTGCGTCCTTCCTATTGACGGGACAAAAGAATG GTGTGATCCCTGACAAGGAGGTACGAGTGAGTGTGAAGGCCCTGGCGGTCAGTTGTATAGGAGCAGCTGGGGCACTGCTTCCTGAAGCATTCTTTAATTCCCTCTATCTGGAGCCGCTGGACGGCATTCCAGCgaaag AGCAGCAGTATGTCAGTGATGTGCTGGACCTAATTCACCATGGAGACCCACAGATTCGGGGTGCCACAGCCATCCTCTGTGCAGCAATTATTCAGGCTGCACTCATTAAAACCCGTTACACCATACACACCTGGCTGGCCAGTGTACAGAGTGCGACAG GTAACCCTTTGTCCCTGGTGGACTTGGTGCCTTTGCTAAGAAAATCTCTGAAAGATGAATCTTCCGTAACCTGCAAAATGGCTTGCTTTGCAGTCAGG CACTGCATCATGACCATATGCAACAGTACACTAAGCGATCTGGGCCTGCAGTTGATGATCGACTTACTGGCCCTGACAGACTCCTCTTACTGGCTTGTCCGCACTGAACTGCTGGACACCCTGGCCGAGATGGATTTTCG GTTAGTCAACTTCCTAGAAAGGAAAACTGAAACATTGCATAAAGGCGATCATCACTACACTGGG CGTCTTCGACTGCAGGACCGGGTTCTAAAAGTAGTCATTCGTCTCTTGGGTGATGATGACCCGAGAGTCCGCCATGTAGCAGCTTCAGTTGTCAGCAG GCTCGTATCGAGATTGTTTTATGACTGTGACCAAGGCCAAACAGACCCTGTTGTCGCTATTGCCCGAGACCAGAGTTCAGTTTACTTGCAGCTGCTGATGCACGAGGCACAACCCCCCTCTCAATTTACAGTGAGCACCATCACAAG AACTTATCGGGGTTTCAACTTATCAAACATGGTGTCTGACATCACAGTGGAAAACAACTTGTCTCGAGTCGTCACCGCTATCTCCCATGCTTTCAATTCCTCTACCTCAAGGGCCCTGACT tttggctGCTGTGAGGCACTGTCTCTCTTGGCTTCAAAATTTCCGGTGTGCACATGGAGCACAGGCTGGCACTGTGGCTACGTCAACACCATAAGTTCAGTTTCATCTCGAGCCAGTGTCACCCGTAGCAGAGGCAGGGCTTCAAG CCTGTCCCAGTCGAGCAATACTCCAAACTCCAACCCAAACTCCTCTGCACCTGATGTGGAGCAAAAGACTCTTACAGTGGGAATGGCCAACATGGTGCTTTCCTTGCTGTCATCTGCCTGGTTCCCACTTGACCTCTCTGCACACCAGGATGCCTTGTTGCTCGCTGGCAACCTGCTTGCTG CGGTGGCTCCTAAATGCATGCGCAACCCGTGGGCTGGAGAGGAAGaaggtggcagcagcagcactttTCCTAGTGGAGGCCCAAataagatggaagaaccctggGCCGCATTGTCAGAGCGCACCCTGGTGTCAATGGTGGACCAGCTTTTTTTCCACCTCCTGAAAGTTCTCAACATCTGTGCCCATGTGCTGGATGACACTCCTCCGGGACCAGCAGTTAAG GCCACACTGCCTTCCCTAACCAACACACCCTCACTCAGTCCCATTCGCAGAAAGGGCAAAGAGAAGGAGATTGCGGATCCCAATGCTGTCCCTTTGAGCCCAAAGAAAAGCAATGAAATCAATGCAG GCAGAGTTGCTGACAGCACAAGTGGAACAGCAGTAAACAAGTCAAACACTCTTGGCAACTTCTACCACCTGCCACCCTACCTCAAGCTCTATGATGTCCTCAAAGCAACTCATGCCAACTATAAG GTGACGTTGGACCTTCACAGTAGCCACGAGAAGTTTGGCGGTTTCCTTCGTGCTGCCTTAGATGTTCTCTCTCAGCTGCTTGAGCTTGCCACACTCCACGACATCAgcaaa TGTGTGGAAGAAATCTTGGGCTATCTCAAGTCCTGCTTCACACGAGAACCTACCATGGCTACAGTTTGTGTTCAGCAG TTGTTAAAGACACTGTTTGGAACCAACTTGGCCTCCCAGTATGAAGGTGTTCTAAGCGGACCCAGCCGTGCCCAGGGCAAGGTGCTCCGCCTTGGCTCGTCGAGTCTGAGGCCGGGCCTGTACCACTACTGCTTCATGGCACCTTATACACACTTCACACAGGCTCTGGCTGATGCCAGTCTCCGTAACATGGTGCAGGCTGAGCAAGAGCAGGATACCTCTGG ATGGTTTGATGTGATGCAGAAAGCGTCAAACCAGCTGAGGTCCAACATTGCAAATGCAACACGCCACAGAAGTGACAAG AATACCATCCACAACCACATCCGTCTCTTTGAACCACTTGTGATAAAAGCTTTGAAGCAGTACACAACCAGCACCTCTGTGGCACTACAGCGACAAGTTCTGGACCTTTTGGCCCAACTTGTGCAGCTCAGAGTGAACTACTGCCTTCTTGATTCTGATCAG GTGTTCATAGGGTTTGTCCTGAAACAGTTTGAATATATTGAAGTGGGACAGTTTAG AGATTCAGAAGCAGTCATACCCAACATCTTTTTCTTCCTGGTGCTGCTGTCTTATGAACGTTACCATTCCAAGCAGATCATCAGTATCCCCAAAATCATCCAACTGTGTGACGGCATCATGGCCAGTGGTAGGAAAGCTGTCACGCATG CTATCCCTGCCTTGCAGCCAATAGTTCATGACCTCTTTGTCTTGAGGGGCTCCAACAAGGCAGATGCAGGCAAAGAGTTGGATACGCAGAAAGAAGTGGTGGTCTCTATGCTGCTCAGACTTGTTCAGTACCACCAG GTTTTGGAGATGTTCATCTTGGTTCTGCAGCAGTGTCACAAAGAAAATGAGGACAAGTGGAAGAGGTTGTCCCGACAGATTGCAGATGTCATCCTTCCTATGATTGCGAAGCAGCAG ATGCATTTGGATTCTCCTGAGGCTTTGGGCGTTTTGAACACTCTTTTTGAGAGCGTCGCACCTTCCTCTCTTAGGCCTGTGGATATGCTGCTCAAGAGCATGTTTGTCGTCCCGGCTACCATG GCATCAGTGACTACTGTCCAACTTTGGGTCTCTGGTATCTTGGCAGTGCTCAGGGTACTTGTGTCTCAGTCAACTGAGGACATTGTGTTATCGCGAGTGCACGAGCTCTCACTTTCCCCGCATCTTCTTTCCTGCGACACGATCCGTCGCCTCTGTCAACAAAGCACCTCTCCAAGTGCCCCTCCCACTTTGGATTCATTAGCGAGTCAAGAACTTAGCGGTGATTCACCTAAATCCCTGCCTGAGGAAACGTTTGCCAG ATTCTTGCTCCAAATGGTTGGAGTGCTGCTGGATGAGATTTCCTGCAAACAAATTAAAGTGGACATTACAGAGCAGCAACACACTTTCTATTGCCAGCAGCTGGGTACACTGCTCATGTGTTTAATACACATTTTCAAAAGTG GTATGTTTCGTAGGATCACAGCTGCAGCTGGCCTCCTCCTCAAAGATGAGGGTGCAAGTAGCCAGAATGATTCGGAAGCTAGCCTTTACTACCATTTAGAGAACCTGAACGCCATGGTGCAGGGTTTGATCACCACCCACCCATCCCTGGTGCTGCTCTGGTGCCAAGTCCTCCTCCTCGTCAACTACACAAACTACTCCTGGTGGGCTGCAGTTCACCAAACACCAAG AAGACACAGCAGATCATGTACGAAACTGCTCAGCCCTCACTCCTCAGGAGAAGGTGATGAGGAGAATCCTGTGTCCATGTTTGCCATGATCAACAGAGAGATTGTTCGCAGGGGAGCCCTCATCCTTTTCTGTGATTATGTG tgtcAAAACCTCCATGACTCAGAGCACCTAACTTGGCTGATAGTTAACCATGTGAGTGACCTCATCAGCCTTTCCCATGAGCCACCCGTTCAGGATTTCATCAGTGCTGTGCACCGAAATTCAGCTGCCAGCGGTCTCTTCATCCAAGCTATTCAGTCACGCTGTGACAACCTGACCAAT CCTACCATGCTAAAGAAGACTTTGCAGTGTTTAGAAGGCATCCACCTGAGCCAATCTGGCTCCCTGCTGATGTTGTATGTGGACAAGCTACTGAGCACACCTTTTAGGGTTTTGGCTCGTATGGTGGACACGTTGGCATGTCGCAGGGTGGAGATGCTGTTGGCAGAAACGTTACAg AATAGTATAGCCCAGCTGCCTGTGGAGGAACTGGACAGAATCCAGGAATACCTCCAGATCAGTAGCCTGGCTCAGAG GCATCAGAGGTTTTACTCCCTGCTGGACAGGTTTCGAGCCACTGTTGCTAAAACTAGTAGCCCGGCACCTCCAGTGACATCTCACCCCTTAGATGGCCGTCCACCACCAGCCCCTGAACTGGTCAATGCAGATAAG GAGTGGTATGTGACCCTGGTGAAGTCTCAGTGTTTTCTCCGTGGAGATGTCTCTCTGTTGGAGACAACTGAACTCCTTACCAAGCTACCTGCCCCTGAGCTTCTCAGCATTATGAGAAGTGAC ACGTTCAACCTGAGTCTGCTGTGTCCTTGCCTGAGCATGGGTGTTCAGCGCCTAACACGAGGGCAGGGCCCGCTCTTGCTGGAGACGGCGTTGCAGGTGACCTTGGAGCAAGTTGCTGGGATTACACAATCTCTTCCTACCCCACACCGGTCCTTTTTACCAACTTCTGAGCCACAGTCTTACTGGACCCAACTAGCTGATGTGTATG ATGAGCCAGGTTTTTACCGTAAGGTTTTAGCCCTCTGTAGAGCTCTCTCCCAGTACCTCCTCTGTGTAAACCAGCTACCATCCTCATTACACATTCTCTCTGACAAAGAAGACCTCATAACTACTTTCACCTGCACCGCCACTGAG GTCATAGTCTGGCGACTGCTCCAGGATCAGATCCCTCTGAGTGTGGACTTGCAGTGGGCTTTGGCTTGTCTGTGCCTGGCTTTGCAGCAGACTTGCATCTGGAACAAACTGTCCACCGCAGAGTACAAAACACACACGTGTTCCCTCATCTACTGTTTACGTCTCATTATGGTTGCCG TTGCTGTGAGCCCTGGCGACCAGCTTCTGCTcccagagaagaagaaaaagttagCCAGAGATGCTGAAGAAGATGAAGTGGATGCCATACACACAAATT ataAGTGTGAGTGGCAAGCTTGTGAGATCATGGCAGAACTGGTGGAAGGCCTGCAGAGCATTCTTTCATTAGGGCATCACAAAAACAGTGCAATCCCTGCTTTCCTCACTCCAACCTTGCGCAACATTGTGATCAGTATTGCCCGACTGCCACTGGTGAACAGTTTCACTCGGGTTCCTCCACTG GTTTGGAGACTAGGCTGGTCCCCACAGCCCGGGGGGGAGTTTGGTACAGCATTGCCTGAGATTCCTGTAGACTTTCTGCAGGAGAAGGATGTTTTCAGAGAGTTCCTGTACCGCATAAACATTCTTG GCTGGAGTAGCAGGACTCAGTTTGAGGAGACTTGGGCCACTTTGCTGGGTGTGCTGGTCACCCAGCCAATCACAATGGATCAGGAGGAGGACACACAGCAAGAG GAAGATTTAGAGCGTACGCAGTTGAATGTGTTGGCAGTGCAAGCCATCACCAGCCTGGTGCTGGGTGCCATGATGCTGCCCACTGCTGGCAACCCAGCTGTCAGCTGTCTCGAACAGCAGCCTCGCAATAAGAGCCTCAAGGCCCTGGAGACACG GTTTGGAAGGAAACTGGCAGTGATCCGGGGTGAGGTTGAGAGAGAAATACAAGCACTTGTGTCCAAGAGAGACAACGTTCACACACACCATTCCTACCATGCCTGGGACCCTGTGCCCTCTTTGTCTGCAGCCTCAGCAG CAGGGATGCTAATCAGTCATGAAAAGTTGCTACTGCAGATCAACACAGAGCGTGAGATGGGAAACATGGACTATAAATTGGGACAG GTGTCCATTCATTCGGTGTGGTTGGGAAATAATATCACCCCATTGCGGGAGGAAGAATGGGgtgaagatgaggaggatgaaGCAGATGCACCAGCGCCCACCTCCCCACCTGTATCGCCAATTAACTCTCG AAAACATCGTGCAGGGGTGGACATTCACTCATGTTCCCAGTTTCTCCTGGAGCTCTACAGCCAGTGGCTTATCCCAAGCTCTCCAAGTAACCGGAAAACACCAACCATCCTCGTCAGTGAAGTGGTCCGATCG CTGCTGGCAGTGTCAGACCTGTTTACCGAGAGGAACCAGTTTGACATGATGTTCTCCACCCTCATGGAGCTGCAGAGGCTTCACCCACCAGAGGATGAGATCCTTAATCAATACCTGGTGCCTGCTATATGCAAGGCAGCTGCAGTGTTGGGCATG GACAAAGCGATTGCCGAACCAGTGTGTCGCTTGCTAGAGACAACCCTCCGCAGCACACACCTTCCCAGCCGCATGGGTGCTCTTCACGGGGTGCTTTATGTCCTGGAGTGTGACCTTCTAGACGATACGGCAAAGCAGCTGATTCCAACCATCTCAGAGTACCTGCTGTCCAACCTAAGGGCTATTGCTCA CTGTGTGAACCTGCACAACCAACAGCATGTCCTAGTGATATGTGCTGTGGCCTTCTACATGATGGAGAACTACCCTCTTGATGTAGGATCTGAGTTTATGGCTGCAGTTATCCAG GTGTGCGGTGTGATAGTGTCAGCCAGCGAGGACTCCACCCCCTCAGTAATCTATCACTGTGTGCTCCGGGGTCTGGAGCGCCTCTTGCTGTCTGAGCAGCTGTCTCGTGTGGATGGCGAGGCACTGGTCAAGCTGAGCGTCGACAGAGTGAACATGCCGTCACCTCACAGAGCCATGGCTGCCCTGGGCCTCATGCTCACCTGCATGTACACCG CGGTGCTTGCGTCCCGTTCAGGAGTCTCAGGGGTTAGAG GCAAGGAGAAAGCCAGCCCCGCCAGTCGCCCCGCACACTCGGACCCTCAGGCCCCAGACAGCGAGTCGATCATTGTTGCCATGGAGAGGGTCTCTGTGCTCTTTGACAG GATCCGTAAAGGTTTGCCCAGTGAGGCTCGGGTAGTGTCAAGGATTCTTCCACAGTTCCTAGATGATTTTTTTCCACCTCAAGATGTCATGAACAAGGTCATTGGAGAGTTCCTGTCCAACCAGCAACCCTATCCGCAATTCATGGCCACAGTTGTTTACAAG GTTTTTCAGACACTCCACGCTACAGGCCAGTCCTCAATGGTAAGAGACTGGGTGCTGCTCTCCTTGTCAAACTTCACGCAGAGGACACCGGTGGCCATGGCTATGTGGAGCCTCTCCTGCTTCTTTGTCTCCGCTTCCACCTCGCAGTGGATCTCGGCCTT ACTTCCTCACGTCATTAGCAGAATGGGTTCATGTGAAGTGGTTGATGTCAACCTGTTCTGCTTGGTGGCCATAGACTTCTATCGGCACCAAATTGACGAGGAGCTGGACCGCAGGGCCTTCCAGTCAGTCTTTGAGACAGTTGCATCGCCTGGAAGTCCTTACTATCAGCTGCTGGGGTCACTGCAATCGATACATCAGGATACGACCCTTTGA